The DNA window TTCGGAACTGCTCGTAGGCGGGTCGTCGTAGGCCGCGTCGACGGCATCCCAGTCGTTCTGGTCTAAAAGGTACTCAACGTAGTCTGGGCCGTCCTCGTAGGGCTGGAACACTGCAAGGTAGACGCCCCAGTTCGGATCGAGCGGCTCCTCAGAGTCGGTGGTTGCCGGAAGACAAGCCCATTCATCCGCACAGCGCTGTTCGTACTCGCGTTCGACCCAGACGGCGTCGCCTTCGATGAGCCCATTTTTCGCGTTGTCTTGATCGACCGTCTCCCGGTCAAATGTCGAGAGGTCGAAGTGCTGGTCCTGCAGCGCATGAAGCAGTTCATGCCCGAGGATTACTTCATCGAGTTCGGGTGTCTCCGGGTTGTCGGAGACGATGACGACCTCGTCGGTTTCGGGGTCGTAGTAGCCCCCGACAGTGCCACCGTACATCGCTTCGACAGCGTCGACGGCGTCGTCGTCACGTTCGACCATAAAGAGCGTCTCGTAGTTGGCGTTTTCCTGTATCCGTTCATCGTCGGTGACGTCGACGAACAGATCGTCATTGTCCTCCTGGAACTCCTCGCGGGAGATCACATCGACCGGAACATCGTCCTCGAACGGCAGGTCACGGATCACCTCGACACGAGCCATCGAGCGATAAATCACTGACTCGAGGTCGGCTTCGTCGACGACAGCGTCGTCCTGATCGTCGACGGCGAGGGAATCATCGTACCAGTAGCCTTCGACGTAGCCAATCGTCTCAGTGGTCGTGGCGTTGTCGGGGCGGTCATCTGGCGGGTGTTCGGAGGCGGAGTCGTCGGACGTCGACTCGGCATCGGACTCGCTGTCGGGGGTTGGCCCATCAGATAACAAGCCAGGAACCATGCCGGCTGTGGCCACGACGAGAACGGAGAGCACGATGACGGCAACGAGGACGCCGAGAAGACGGGTGCGCGTCTGAGTCATTCGAACTGAACAGTATCGCGTACGAAAGCGGGCGCAAAAAGACCGCCGGTCGAACGGCAAGCGGCGCAGTCTGGTAGTGACCGGCGAGCACAGCCGCCGTCGCGAACGTTTTCAGGCCCGCTTTCGTATCCTCGCGTATGGCACTCGAGCTCGAACCGGATCGAACCGCGGTCGTCGTCGTCGACATGCAAAACGGCTTCTGTCATCCAGACGGGGCGCTGTACGCACCGGGCAGCGAGGACGTCATCGAGCCAATCGGCGAGTTCGTCGCACAGGCAAGCGAGGCGGGCGCATCCGTCGTCTACACGCGCGACGTCCACCCGCCCGAGCAGTTTGAGGACGCCTACTACTACGACGAGTTCGAACAGTGGGGCGAACACGTCCTCGAGGGCTCGTGGGAAGCCGAGGTCGTCGAGGAACTGCCAGTCGACGATGCTGATCACGTCGTCGAAAAACACACCTACGACGCGTTCCAGAAGACCGAACTCGAGGGCTGGTTGCGCGCTCGAGGCATCCGCGATCTCCTGTTCTGTGGCACGCTCGCGAACGTCTGCGTGCTCCACAGCGCGGGCAGCGCCGGTCTCCGCGATTTCCGCCCGCTGTTGCTCGAGGACTGTATCGGCGCTATCGAGGACGAGCACCACGAGTACGCCCTCGAGCACGCAGACTGGCTGTTCGGCGAGGTCATCGACAGTAGCGAGGTAGCGTTCGTCGACGGCGAATAGTCGGACACTTTCGAGGGTCACCCACGCCGAGGTCGGTGGTACAAAACAACACAAACTGGCAGCGGAGACGAAACAGAGGCCCTGATTGGCTGAGAAAATTGACGCTCTGGGTTGGATATGAATAGTTTGCATCGAAAATCATTAAGTAATCTATTGTCGTAGATACTGGTGCGCGGTAGCAATAGCCACGCTACTGAGTATGACAACCCGTTCTGCGGGGAGTCGGGGGAGAACCAATGGCGACACAACAGCAACCGTACGACGAGACGGTGACAGACATCGAGGAAACGTTCGGGATCATGCCAGGGTATCTGGACGCGGTCCCGGAGGAGGCCTTACAAAATGAGTAGCCGAACCTGAAGCGGTTCCTCTTCGGCGACAGCGCAATCGATCCGAAGACCCGCGAACTGGTTGGGCTTGCAGTGGCCGCAGCAATCGGCTGTGAGTACTGCAGACACTTCCACAAAGGCGCGGCCCAACTCCACGGCGCAACCGAGGCTGAACTCGCGGAACTCTCGTTCCTCGCGAGTTACACACCACGCTACAGCGCCCTCATCCAGGCACAGGACTACGATCTCGAGGTCTTCAAAGACGAAACCGAACAGATCGCGACCCACCTGCAATCGCAGTCGGCCGCAGGCGACGACTAATCACGTGACCACCATGTCGAAGGCACACAAACTCGATTGTGAATCGGTCTCGGACACCTGCCGATTCATTATTCAATCGGAAAACGAAACGGAAGCGATCGAACTGGCACAGAAACACATGCGAGAGTCCCACGATCAGGACCTCACCGAGGACGAACTCCAACAGGACCATCTCCAGATCGTCTAAGGTGGACAGACTCGAGGCGGGGCAACTGGAGCCAAAGAGTCACAGGGGCACTCGACCGCTTCACTCGAGTCCGTTCTCGGTTCCGCTCGCGCAGTCACTCACTGGATGGATGGGCGAACCGGAAGACGAGGAAGGAGGACTTTTATCGATCCATTCGAAGAGATAGCTATGACAGTCCTCGCAGTGGTAGGTGGTGAGCGTCGATGAACGAACGCCGCCTGCAGTTGATGTACGTTATCGGTATGATCCTCTCAGGCGCGGCCCTGGTTTCAGCCGCTATGGCCGGCGATACGCTGTTTGCGATCACGTTCGGGTTCATTATCGTCTATCTTGTGATCCGCTACTGGATGGTCTCGTCCGGTAAATTCTAGGGGCCTCTTGGACTCTCGACACTGACGCGAGCCTGTATATATCGTGAACGAATACAGGGCAAGATGTATAACCCATGTGAACGTTCCACATTGTATGGACCCTGCGTCGGTTCCGCCACTTCCCGACTATATCGAACTCGTGATCTATAGCTACTTGCTGGTCGTTGCGGCGATTGGCTGTTTCCTCTATAGTCGACTCTGGCGCAGCGCTCGAGACACGGAGTCGTCGACAACTCAAGGCGACGGCTCGCAGACGAACTCACAGCTGTAGGCCCAAGAGCCGCCCGAAAAGATCACTCACGTCGAGGGAGTCAGTTCGTCCCACGACCGAACCTCGCCACCGTACTCATCGACGAGCGCGGCGGCGTCATCCTCATCGGCAAAGGGGAGCAAATCCTCGCCCATTGCGCCTTCGATGTCGCTGTCAACGACGTAGGTGAGAGTCGTCGCGTCCGCGAACGCCGCCGCCTCGACGTGACTCGAGACGTACGTCGTCCCCTCGCGCTCGAGGAGGTCGTACTCGACGCTCGAGTAGTCGGTGACGAACGCGTCCCGAAGCTCCCAGCCGCGCTGGACGCGTTCATCGTGGTAGACGAGCAGTTCAGCGAGGCTGTCGAACCACGCCGGCCCGTCGCGGTCCTCGGGTTCGCCGTCGGCGTAGAACAGCTGACCGGCAGGGCCGTAGTGCTCTTCAATCACCATGCCGCAGACGTCACAGGACTGACCATCATCCAACGAGAGCGGATCGGCAGGATGCTCCTCGGCAGTCTCATCCTCAAGACAGCCCGCGAGCGAGACGGCCGCGACGCCGCCGAGTCCGACCAGTACCCGCCGCCTCGAGTGCGTGTGACTGCACGGAGCAGCCTTATTGCGCGATCCGCAATCGGTGTGGCGGATCATAGTCGTCGCCTCCGAATCGCGAGCGCGGCGAGGGCGATGGGCACGACGATCCAGCCGACGAAGACGGCGATGAGCACCGGCGTCGAGAGGCCGGCATCGGCGAGCACGGAGGCAAAGCCGGCGTCACCAGCCGCGCCGAGCGTGCCGAGGACCAGCGCCCGAAAGACGCCGGTCGGGTTCGCGAGCAACATCACCGAGACGGCCGCATCCGAGAGCTCGAGGGCGGCGATGACGCCGAGTGCGAGCAGGTCGTGGACGAGGACGAACCACGCCCACGCGAGCAGTGAGATGCCGAGTGCGTGCGTTTTCTCGCGGGCCAGCGTCGAGACGAGGACGGCAAGCGCAAGGAACGCGAGCGCGAGTCCGACGGTCGCGAGCAGGAAGGTCACGTAGGCGTCGAACCCCTGCAGGCCGAACTCGAGGAGCAGGAAGCCGCCGGCGATCCCGAAGCCGATAATCGTCGCGCTCGCGAGGACGATAGCTCGTCCCAGTGACGCGCCGACGACGATCCAGGCGCGATCAACCGGCAGAGAGAACAGCGTCTGGAGCCAGCCGCTTTCCTCGCGGCCGACGACGACGTCGTAGCCGAACGCGAGCGCGACCAGCGGCACGAGGTAGACCGCCAGCACAGCGAGACTGGCGACGGTCCGCTCGAAGCCGGCCGGGCTCACACTTGCGCCACTGAAGGTCGTCAGCCCGAGTGCAAACGCGGCGAAGATGGCGATCAGTGCGACTGCCCACCGGCTGCGAACTGCAAGGCGGTACTCCGTCTCGGCGACGACCAGCAACTGGCGGTACCAGACGCCGGACTCGCCCGACTCGCTCGAGTCGACGTCGGTCGCTTCAATGGCCTCAGTTCCGACTGCGGCGCTGTAGCCGCCGTCCGGTCTCGGTTCAGGCGTGTCTTGGCCGTGTTCGGCGTCAGGCGGAGTCTCAGGTGTAGTCATGGTGCGCTCACCTCCGTGGCCGCGTCGGTGCTGTCGGTCGCTGTCGTTTCGCCCGCCTCAGTTGTTTCGCCCTCGCGAAGCGCCTCGTGGAACGCCGCCTCGAGACCCGGCTCTGTCACTTCGAAGCGCTCGACGAGGTCGGACTCGATCGCACCA is part of the Natronolimnobius sp. AArcel1 genome and encodes:
- a CDS encoding Hvo_1808 family surface protein: MTQTRTRLLGVLVAVIVLSVLVVATAGMVPGLLSDGPTPDSESDAESTSDDSASEHPPDDRPDNATTTETIGYVEGYWYDDSLAVDDQDDAVVDEADLESVIYRSMARVEVIRDLPFEDDVPVDVISREEFQEDNDDLFVDVTDDERIQENANYETLFMVERDDDAVDAVEAMYGGTVGGYYDPETDEVVIVSDNPETPELDEVILGHELLHALQDQHFDLSTFDRETVDQDNAKNGLIEGDAVWVEREYEQRCADEWACLPATTDSEEPLDPNWGVYLAVFQPYEDGPDYVEYLLDQNDWDAVDAAYDDPPTSSSEVIRPGDEREPADIAVDDRSSDDWQQLEVNGAVANETVGEAGMVAMFGAGALEDGEPTVIGELSLIGTDPSIEYDHDVTDGWAGDELVTYVSDDGLAADDPADAVSHTGSVWETQWTSSEDAAQFHEGYLELLEGYDAEPVDDREHTYEIDTDAYPGAYYLEHSDDGDGETVTIVRAPSVDALEEIEDGAAPEDADADTATAGLSAPAVVGLAAASGRFAADKRR
- a CDS encoding cysteine hydrolase family protein, which encodes MALELEPDRTAVVVVDMQNGFCHPDGALYAPGSEDVIEPIGEFVAQASEAGASVVYTRDVHPPEQFEDAYYYDEFEQWGEHVLEGSWEAEVVEELPVDDADHVVEKHTYDAFQKTELEGWLRARGIRDLLFCGTLANVCVLHSAGSAGLRDFRPLLLEDCIGAIEDEHHEYALEHADWLFGEVIDSSEVAFVDGE
- a CDS encoding carboxymuconolactone decarboxylase family protein — protein: MKRFLFGDSAIDPKTRELVGLAVAAAIGCEYCRHFHKGAAQLHGATEAELAELSFLASYTPRYSALIQAQDYDLEVFKDETEQIATHLQSQSAAGDD
- a CDS encoding DUF1059 domain-containing protein encodes the protein MSKAHKLDCESVSDTCRFIIQSENETEAIELAQKHMRESHDQDLTEDELQQDHLQIV
- a CDS encoding nitrous oxide reductase accessory protein NosL; translation: MIRHTDCGSRNKAAPCSHTHSRRRVLVGLGGVAAVSLAGCLEDETAEEHPADPLSLDDGQSCDVCGMVIEEHYGPAGQLFYADGEPEDRDGPAWFDSLAELLVYHDERVQRGWELRDAFVTDYSSVEYDLLEREGTTYVSSHVEAAAFADATTLTYVVDSDIEGAMGEDLLPFADEDDAAALVDEYGGEVRSWDELTPST
- a CDS encoding ABC transporter permease yields the protein MTTPETPPDAEHGQDTPEPRPDGGYSAAVGTEAIEATDVDSSESGESGVWYRQLLVVAETEYRLAVRSRWAVALIAIFAAFALGLTTFSGASVSPAGFERTVASLAVLAVYLVPLVALAFGYDVVVGREESGWLQTLFSLPVDRAWIVVGASLGRAIVLASATIIGFGIAGGFLLLEFGLQGFDAYVTFLLATVGLALAFLALAVLVSTLAREKTHALGISLLAWAWFVLVHDLLALGVIAALELSDAAVSVMLLANPTGVFRALVLGTLGAAGDAGFASVLADAGLSTPVLIAVFVGWIVVPIALAALAIRRRRL